From the genome of Thauera chlorobenzoica:
GACTGGTAGATCGCCCGCAGCAGCTTGCCCACCTCATCCGATGTCAGCGCCACGTCCCGGCTCTTCGCCGTAGCGATGAACTGCGCCTCCACTGCGGCAGCCGGGTTGAACCTGGTCAGCTCGCGGGCGATGGCGTAGGCGAACAAGCGCTTCATCACGTTGCGAGTTTGCAGCGCCGACTGATCGGCCCCCCGCGCCTTGATCGCGTCAGTGATCGCCAGCACGTCGGTAACGGTCACGTCGGCAATCTGCTTATCGCCCACGCCGGGAATCACGTCCTTGTCGAGAATGCGCCGAATGTTGCGCGGGTTGCTGTTGCTCGGCTCGGCCACCTCGCTGAACCACCGCTCGGCAAACGCCTTCACCGTGCTGGCCGCTCGCGCCTCAGCCTCCTTCGCCTCGACCTTCTTGCACACCTGCATGCACCAGTCGGCGATGAACTTCTGCGCCCGCTCCTTCACGGTCACGGCCAGGTCGTCCGGGATCGCATCCCCGCGCTTCAGCGCCATCGGGGACAGGCCGCGCCCGGACAGCGCCTTGCAGTCGTCCCGCCAGGTGCGGGCTTCACTCAGGGAATAGGCGGGGTAGTCGCCCAGCGTCACCTTTTCCTGCTTGCCTGCCAGCCGGTAGCGCAGCCGCCAGACCTTCGCCCCGCCAGGCATCACCTCGATGAACAGCCCGCCCTCGTCGGCCTCCTGGTATCGCTCGCTGCGCGGTTTCAGGTTCCGTAGCTTGGCATCCGATAGCGCCATGACTCCCCCTGTCGTGTGGTGTGCGCCCACGAAATGCCTTCACCGTGGGCACACATACGCATCCATCATTCACCGTGGGCACACAGCCTAAACCCCTTATCTGGCGCGGCTTTCAGCCCACAAAGCCCCCAATGTGTGCCCACGGAAAAACGACTTCACCGCCCTTCTGAATGGGTATCCGTGGTCCGCGCTTGGCAAGC
Proteins encoded in this window:
- a CDS encoding tyrosine-type recombinase/integrase → MALSDAKLRNLKPRSERYQEADEGGLFIEVMPGGAKVWRLRYRLAGKQEKVTLGDYPAYSLSEARTWRDDCKALSGRGLSPMALKRGDAIPDDLAVTVKERAQKFIADWCMQVCKKVEAKEAEARAASTVKAFAERWFSEVAEPSNSNPRNIRRILDKDVIPGVGDKQIADVTVTDVLAITDAIKARGADQSALQTRNVMKRLFAYAIARELTRFNPAAAVEAQFIATAKSRDVALTSDEVGKLLRAIYQSSMKRANKLGLHLLILCMVRKSELIEARWDEVDFDEAVWSIPGERMKKDRPHIVPLSRQALAMFDELKGLSSGSEFIFPSRNTLKKPIAHSTLNVAVRTLDLDVRDFVLHDFRRTASTLLHEAGFNSDWIEKCLAHETKGIRGVYNRAEYIGHRREMLQWWADFVDAQIEEGRKVIIGRFGKAYRAA